A section of the Stenotrophomonas sp. 364 genome encodes:
- a CDS encoding YigZ family protein: MLDTLATVVSHSLEIKHSRFIAHAAPIDTAAAALAFLQQVAIPDATHNCWAYRHGSDYRSSDDGEPAGTAGRPILAAIDGQGFDRVMVVVIRWYGGIKLGAGGLVRAYGGTAAECLRTAPRVPLVALTQLHVQAAFEDLGALHAALASHAAEKRDESFTPSGVEMRVELPADQAEPLKNRLRDATRDRIRIQRCTEPGPLDD, translated from the coding sequence ATGCTCGATACGCTCGCCACCGTCGTCAGCCACAGCCTGGAGATCAAGCACAGTCGCTTCATCGCGCATGCGGCGCCGATCGATACGGCGGCGGCCGCGCTGGCGTTCCTGCAGCAGGTGGCGATCCCCGATGCCACCCACAACTGCTGGGCCTACCGGCACGGCAGCGACTACCGCTCCAGTGATGATGGCGAGCCCGCCGGCACCGCTGGCCGGCCGATCCTGGCCGCCATCGACGGCCAGGGCTTCGACCGGGTGATGGTGGTGGTGATCCGCTGGTACGGCGGCATCAAGCTGGGCGCCGGCGGCCTGGTCCGGGCCTATGGCGGCACGGCCGCCGAATGCCTGCGCACCGCGCCCCGCGTGCCGCTGGTGGCGCTGACGCAGTTGCACGTGCAGGCCGCGTTCGAGGACCTGGGCGCGTTGCATGCCGCGCTGGCCAGCCACGCCGCCGAAAAACGCGATGAGTCCTTTACGCCGTCCGGAGTGGAAATGCGGGTTGAATTGCCGGCCGACCAGGCCGAGCCGTTGAAAAACCGCCTCCGCGACGCCACCCGTGATCGTATCCGCATCCAACGATGCACCGAACCAGGCCCCCTTGATGACTGA